One genomic region from Podarcis raffonei isolate rPodRaf1 chromosome 16, rPodRaf1.pri, whole genome shotgun sequence encodes:
- the LOC128404259 gene encoding CD276 antigen homolog, which yields MALCTSGEIRWRIFLTEGLFFRLLLYASLETSSHAEGNPTHQLKGILGGSVLFPANVSLGITVEKMEWDFLPQRGGLGFWLGEFSHGKLEHPSPTDRFGQRLDMVDETTLRIKDLELDDSGIYNARIWFTKSQFQEQSFSLTVYELEPQLLHQVVSSTPEGCYVTLQCQTPGGEELKVSWERGNPPRALESSLDEFQLSDGGRQLHIFWKTNPFDSTFTCLVSNPVIEKRASFDLFHVCPSIEGEHIGTQKILSLISGLSAVFLLGIVILLAVCQWRKMHQGESVSRLPEKGKNVIAHQNSEERHSQLPAFQGKGL from the exons ATGGCTCTCTGCACCTCTGGAGAGATACGATGGAGGATTTTTCTCACAGAAGGCCTCTTCTTCAGACTATTGCTCTACGCTTCCCTGG AAACTTCAAGCCATGCAGAGGGGAATCCAACCCATCAGCTGAAGGGGATCCTGGGAGGATCAGTCTTGTTTCCTGCCAATGTATCTCTAGGAATAACAGTGGAGAAAATGGAATGGGACTTTCTACCCCAAAGGGGTGGCCTGGGCTTTTGGCTGGGGGAATTCAGTCATGGGAAACTGGAGCACCCAAGTCCCACTGACCGGTTTGGACAACGGCTAGACATGGTGGACGAGACAACACTGAGGATCAAAGACCTGGAGTTGGATGACAGTGGGATCTACAATGCTCGCATCTGGTTTACTAAATCACAATTTCAAGAGCAGAGTTTCAGCCTCACTGTTTATG AGCTGGAACCACAATTACTCCATCAAGTGGTATCCAGTACTCCAGAGGGATGTTATGTGACCCTGCAATGCCAGACACCTGGAGGGGAAGAACTCAAGGTCTCCTGGGAAAGAGGGAATCCCCCCAGGGCCTTAGAAAGCAGCCTGGATGAGTTCCAGCTTTCTGATGGTGGGAGGCAGCTCCATATCTTCTGGAAGACCAACCCTTTTGACTCCACATTCACTTGTCTGGTCAGCAACCCTGTCATTGAAAAGAGAGCCTCATTTGATTTGTTCCATGTCTGCCCAAGTATTGAAG GTGAACACATTGGAACCCAGAAGATCCTGAGTCTTATTTCTGGTCTCTCTGCAGTTTTTTTGTTGGGAATTGTGATTCTGCTTGCAGTATGCCAGTGGAGAAAAATGCATCAAGGAG AAAGTGTCAGTAGGCTTCCAGAGAAGGGGAAAAATGTTATTGCACACCAGAACTCAGAAGAGAGGCACTCACAACTTCCTGCTTTTCAG